One Candidatus Methylomirabilota bacterium genomic region harbors:
- a CDS encoding FAD-dependent oxidoreductase, translating into MTRPDVIVVGAGPAGAATAIFLAERGLGVLVLDRATFPRPKLCGEYLSPETARILDRLGALKAIDAAGAAPLLGMRITAPNGTVLQGRYRAIGAWRPYRDHAMALSRSVLDAILVDRLRALPVELREGVRVTDLVIEGRRVTGVEVVDDAGRRRTIAAPLVVGADGRASLVAHRLGCRQRHRLRRIALATYVTGLADCRDVGEIFVDPPDYAILNPLAPDRVNLSLVVPLEDVRPWRGRLEAFLAARIERLPHLARRIAGAERVAPVEAMGPLAYRVAAPRHGGVVLVGDAAGFYDPLTGEGVFSALRGAELAAATAARAVGRGDVSLAGLAEYHRARRSVFADKQRFTQALQFVVRHRPVADLTARLLARRPDLLDLTLGVVGDFVPPRALLSGLLGR; encoded by the coding sequence GTGACGCGCCCCGACGTCATCGTCGTCGGCGCCGGGCCTGCCGGCGCCGCCACCGCGATCTTCCTCGCCGAGCGCGGCCTCGGCGTGCTCGTCCTCGATCGCGCGACGTTCCCGCGCCCGAAGCTCTGCGGCGAGTACCTCAGTCCCGAAACGGCGCGCATCCTCGACCGGCTCGGCGCGCTGAAGGCGATCGACGCGGCCGGCGCCGCGCCGCTCCTCGGCATGCGGATCACGGCGCCCAACGGGACGGTGCTCCAGGGGCGCTACCGCGCGATCGGCGCCTGGCGACCGTACCGGGATCACGCCATGGCGCTCTCCCGCTCCGTGCTGGACGCGATCCTCGTCGACCGCCTGCGGGCACTGCCGGTGGAGCTTCGCGAAGGCGTCCGGGTGACCGATCTGGTGATCGAGGGTCGCCGGGTCACCGGCGTCGAGGTCGTCGACGATGCGGGCCGGCGCCGGACGATCGCCGCGCCGCTCGTGGTCGGCGCCGACGGTCGCGCGTCCCTGGTCGCCCACCGTCTCGGCTGTCGGCAGCGCCACCGGCTGCGCCGGATCGCGCTCGCGACGTACGTGACGGGGCTCGCCGATTGCCGCGACGTCGGCGAGATCTTCGTCGACCCGCCGGACTATGCGATCTTGAACCCGCTGGCGCCGGACCGCGTCAACTTGAGCCTGGTCGTCCCGCTGGAGGATGTCCGTCCCTGGCGTGGCCGGCTGGAGGCCTTCCTGGCGGCGCGAATCGAGCGGCTTCCGCACCTCGCGCGGCGGATCGCCGGCGCCGAGCGGGTGGCGCCGGTCGAGGCGATGGGCCCGCTGGCGTACCGGGTGGCGGCTCCACGCCACGGTGGGGTGGTGCTGGTGGGCGATGCCGCCGGCTTCTACGATCCGCTGACCGGGGAGGGGGTCTTCAGCGCGCTCCGGGGCGCCGAGCTGGCCGCGGCGACCGCGGCCCGGGCGGTCGGCCGCGGCGACGTCTCGCTCGCGGGGCTGGCGGAGTACCACCGGGCGCGCCGGTCGGTCTTCGCCGACAAGCAGCGATTCACCCAGGCGCTCCAGTTCGTCGTCCGTCACCGCCCGGTCGCCGACCTCACCGCTCGCCTGCTCGCGCGCCGCCCTGATCTGCTGGATCTGACGCTCGGCGTCGTCGGCGACTTCGTCCCGCCGCGGGCGCTCCTGTCCGGCCTCCTCGGCCGCTGA
- the ppdK gene encoding pyruvate, phosphate dikinase, translating to MRKLVYFFGGGQAEGSSQLRTLLGGKGCELAEMTNLGIRVPPGFTITTEAWAEYLRQDRRDPEGLWIEVQEHLARLESLLGLRLGDPEHPLLVSVRSGARVSMPGMMETVLNLGLNDKTVEGLVQRTGNERFAWDCYRRFLAMFGDVVLGLDRKAFDALLDSAKVRTRARTDAELTAPALRGLVSAYKGLYEEAGEPFPQEPKLQLSMAVHAVFDSWFSKKAEDYRRIHGIPNDWGTAVTVQTMVFGNLGETSGTGVAFTRDPSTGERRFFGEFLVNAQGEDVVAGVRTPQPIAALRDRMPQVYAELEGTYQTLERHYRDMLDIEFTVQEGTLYLLQTRPGKRTAAAAVRIAVEMVEEGLIDRDRALLRVDPGQLDRLLHPVFDPKAKAQAIEEGRLIAKGLPAAPGAGVGRVVFTAEDAEELAERGEKAILVRTETSPEDVAGMYAAEGILTSRGGLTSHASVVGRGMGKTCVVGCGAITVDEEAMEFRRGDLRVRQNDVISIDGDTGEVILHEVEKKPSEIVQVLIEKSLTADGSALFQYFNTIMQWADEGRTLGVRANADTPADAATALAFGAQGIGLCRTEHMFFKPERIPIVQEMILAGDREARQQALDKLLPMQRDDFVGIFRTMTGQPVTIRLLDPPLHEFLPKEKEIGKDLGAERAKRRKNRKRIAELEMVLDKLRSLQEANPMLGHRGCRLGITYPEIYEMQVRAIFEAAAMLAKEGVAVEPEVMVPLTGTLGEMRLTRELAERTAEAVLSEADVRVAYTIGTMIEVPRAALVADQIAREAVFFSFGTNDLTQLTYGYSRDDVGKFLPLYLDKELLPRDPFRVLDQEGVGELVRIGIERGRRTRPDLKVGICGEHGGEPASVEFCHRVGMTYVSCSPYQIPTARLAAALARIKERRHGDGD from the coding sequence ATGAGGAAGCTTGTCTATTTCTTTGGCGGCGGGCAGGCCGAAGGGTCGAGCCAGCTCCGCACTCTGCTCGGCGGCAAGGGCTGCGAACTGGCCGAGATGACGAACCTCGGCATCCGCGTCCCGCCCGGCTTCACGATCACCACCGAGGCCTGGGCGGAATACCTCCGCCAGGACCGGCGCGATCCCGAAGGCCTCTGGATCGAGGTCCAGGAGCACCTGGCGCGACTCGAGTCGCTCCTGGGGCTGCGCCTCGGCGATCCCGAGCATCCCCTCCTGGTCTCCGTGCGCTCGGGTGCTCGCGTATCCATGCCCGGGATGATGGAGACGGTCCTGAACCTCGGTCTCAACGACAAGACCGTGGAGGGGCTCGTCCAGCGCACCGGCAACGAGCGGTTCGCCTGGGACTGCTACCGGCGCTTCCTGGCGATGTTCGGCGACGTCGTGCTGGGGCTCGACCGCAAGGCGTTCGACGCGCTGCTCGACTCGGCCAAGGTCCGCACCCGGGCGCGGACCGACGCCGAGCTGACCGCCCCCGCGCTCCGCGGGCTCGTCTCCGCCTACAAGGGCCTCTACGAGGAGGCCGGGGAGCCCTTCCCCCAGGAGCCGAAGCTCCAGCTCAGCATGGCCGTCCACGCCGTCTTCGACTCGTGGTTCTCGAAGAAGGCCGAGGACTACCGGCGCATCCACGGGATCCCCAACGACTGGGGCACCGCGGTGACCGTGCAGACGATGGTGTTCGGGAACCTGGGCGAGACCTCGGGGACCGGCGTGGCCTTCACCCGGGACCCCTCGACCGGCGAGCGCCGGTTCTTCGGGGAGTTCCTGGTCAACGCGCAGGGCGAAGACGTGGTGGCCGGGGTCCGGACGCCCCAGCCCATCGCCGCGCTCCGTGATCGGATGCCCCAGGTGTACGCCGAGCTGGAAGGCACGTACCAGACGCTCGAGCGCCACTACCGGGACATGCTCGACATCGAGTTCACCGTGCAGGAGGGGACGCTCTACCTCCTCCAGACCCGCCCGGGGAAGCGGACGGCGGCCGCCGCCGTCCGGATCGCGGTCGAGATGGTGGAGGAGGGGCTCATCGATCGCGACAGGGCGTTACTCCGCGTGGATCCGGGGCAGCTCGATCGGCTGCTGCACCCGGTCTTCGACCCGAAAGCCAAGGCCCAGGCCATCGAGGAAGGGCGCCTCATCGCCAAGGGGTTACCCGCCGCCCCCGGTGCCGGTGTCGGGCGCGTGGTGTTCACCGCGGAAGACGCCGAAGAGCTGGCGGAGCGGGGGGAAAAGGCCATCCTGGTCCGGACCGAGACCTCGCCGGAGGACGTCGCCGGCATGTACGCCGCCGAGGGGATTCTCACGTCACGCGGGGGCCTGACCTCGCACGCCTCGGTGGTGGGGCGGGGCATGGGAAAGACGTGCGTCGTCGGCTGCGGGGCGATCACCGTGGACGAAGAGGCGATGGAGTTCCGGCGGGGTGACCTGCGCGTCCGACAGAACGACGTGATCTCGATCGACGGCGACACGGGCGAAGTGATCTTGCACGAGGTGGAAAAAAAGCCGTCGGAGATCGTGCAAGTCCTGATCGAAAAGAGCTTGACCGCCGACGGATCGGCGCTGTTCCAGTACTTCAACACCATCATGCAGTGGGCCGACGAGGGCCGGACGCTCGGCGTCCGGGCCAACGCCGACACGCCGGCCGACGCCGCGACCGCGCTGGCATTCGGCGCCCAGGGCATCGGGCTCTGCCGGACCGAGCACATGTTCTTCAAGCCCGAGCGCATCCCGATCGTCCAGGAGATGATCCTGGCCGGGGACCGCGAGGCGCGGCAGCAGGCGCTCGACAAGCTGCTCCCGATGCAGCGGGACGACTTCGTCGGGATCTTTCGGACCATGACCGGTCAGCCGGTCACCATCCGGCTCCTCGACCCTCCGCTCCACGAGTTCCTCCCGAAGGAGAAGGAGATCGGCAAGGACCTGGGCGCCGAGCGCGCCAAGCGGCGGAAGAACCGCAAGCGCATCGCCGAGCTGGAGATGGTCCTGGACAAGCTCCGGTCGCTCCAGGAAGCCAACCCGATGCTCGGGCACCGGGGATGCCGGCTGGGGATCACCTATCCCGAGATCTACGAGATGCAGGTCCGAGCGATCTTCGAGGCGGCCGCCATGCTCGCCAAGGAGGGCGTGGCGGTCGAACCCGAGGTGATGGTCCCGCTGACCGGGACGCTGGGGGAGATGCGCCTGACCAGGGAATTGGCCGAGCGGACCGCCGAAGCGGTCCTGTCGGAGGCCGACGTCCGGGTCGCCTACACCATCGGCACCATGATCGAGGTGCCACGGGCCGCGCTGGTCGCCGATCAGATCGCCCGGGAAGCGGTCTTCTTCTCTTTTGGGACGAACGACCTGACCCAGCTCACTTACGGCTACAGCCGGGACGACGTCGGGAAGTTCCTGCCCCTCTACCTGGACAAGGAGCTTCTCCCGCGCGACCCCTTCCGCGTCCTCGACCAGGAGGGGGTGGGCGAGCTGGTCAGAATCGGTATCGAGCGGGGACGGCGGACCCGGCCCGATCTCAAGGTCGGGATCTGCGGCGAGCATGGTGGCGAGCCGGCGTCGGTGGAGTTCTGCCACCGAGTCGGAATGACGTACGTGTCGTGCTCACCCTATCAGATTCCCACCGCCCGGCTGGCGGCCGCCCTGGCCCGCATCAAGGAGCGACGGCACGGCGATGGAGACTAG
- a CDS encoding dihydrodipicolinate synthase family protein has protein sequence METRALSFEGVYPPVLTPFRGDEVAYDKLAANLQRLHQYPLTGYVMLGSTGEFPLLSESEKERVLATAREATPRPRLVIAGTGGESTPAAIRLSRRAADLGADAVLIITPSYYKGMMKPPVLIRHYRAIADACPVPVFLYNFPANTGINLEPDTVARLAEHPNIRGIKDSSGNVPQAAETMRLTPKTFQVVVGSPLAFLPALVLGAAGGILAVANVAPHECCEIWRLAQAGQWTDAREIVYRISPLATGIGARYGIGGLKAALDLLGYYGGPTRGPLPVPDGDAVEEIKEILATAGLL, from the coding sequence ATGGAGACTAGGGCGCTGAGCTTCGAGGGCGTGTATCCCCCGGTCCTGACTCCGTTCCGCGGCGACGAGGTGGCCTACGACAAGCTCGCCGCCAACCTGCAGCGGCTCCACCAGTACCCCCTGACCGGCTACGTGATGCTCGGGTCCACCGGCGAGTTCCCGCTGCTCTCCGAGAGCGAGAAGGAACGGGTGCTGGCCACCGCCCGCGAGGCGACCCCCCGCCCGCGGCTCGTCATCGCCGGGACCGGCGGCGAGTCCACGCCGGCGGCCATCCGGCTCTCCAGGCGGGCCGCCGACCTCGGCGCCGATGCCGTGCTCATCATCACCCCCAGCTACTACAAGGGCATGATGAAGCCTCCGGTGCTGATCCGGCACTACCGGGCGATCGCCGACGCCTGCCCGGTGCCGGTGTTCCTGTACAACTTCCCGGCCAACACGGGCATCAACCTGGAGCCGGACACGGTGGCCCGGCTCGCCGAGCATCCCAACATCCGCGGCATCAAGGACAGCTCCGGGAACGTTCCCCAGGCCGCCGAGACCATGCGGCTCACGCCGAAGACGTTCCAGGTCGTGGTGGGATCGCCCCTCGCGTTCCTGCCGGCGCTGGTGCTGGGGGCGGCCGGCGGCATCCTGGCGGTGGCCAACGTGGCGCCGCACGAGTGCTGCGAGATCTGGCGTCTCGCCCAGGCCGGCCAGTGGACGGACGCGCGGGAGATCGTGTACCGTATCAGCCCGCTGGCCACGGGCATCGGGGCGCGCTACGGGATCGGCGGGCTCAAGGCCGCGCTGGACCTCCTCGGCTATTATGGCGGGCCGACCCGGGGCCCGCTCCCGGTGCCGGACGGGGACGCGGTCGAAGAAATCAAGGAAATTCTGGCGACGGCAGGGCTCTTGTAG
- the ilvB gene encoding biosynthetic-type acetolactate synthase large subunit: MKLSGARIVLESLKREGVDVVFGLPGGAVLPIYDALYDFPGPLRHVLVRQEAAAGHAAEGYARVSGKVGVCMVTSGPAATNLVTALQDAYMDSMPIVAFTGQVPTHLIGNDAFQEADNVGITRPCTKHNFLVKDPKDIAPTIKEAFYIASTGRPGPVHVDLPKDILIKQADFDYPETVHLRSYNPTYEGHPGQIRKAAKAIMRARRAVLYVGGGVIASDAAAELMELAQLTRIPVTTTVMAMGAFPSDHPLSMGMLGMHGGYAPNMAVYNSDLLIAVGARFDDRVTGKVEFFAPQAEIIHIDIDPSSISKNIKVHIPIVGDARRVLAKLKGFLLEEGAGDPPAATREARDSWLRQVLQWQTKHPFRYDWDDELIKPQYVIEEVSNLTRGEAIIVTGVGQHQMWAAQHYRFRHPRHWLTSGGLGTMGYGLPAAMGAQVGRPDRLVVLIDGDGSFVMNSQELATIVENQLPIKTVIINNGGHGMVRQWQDVIYGGRFCSIDLSASPDFVKLAEAYGAVGIRAIKPNEVVPALEKAFATPGPVVVDVMVDKDEYCFPMVPAGGANKDMLLEKPNKEVKAKAAKSQTGF, from the coding sequence ATGAAACTCTCAGGCGCACGGATTGTCCTCGAGTCGCTCAAGCGTGAAGGCGTAGACGTGGTGTTCGGCCTCCCCGGTGGGGCCGTGCTGCCGATCTACGACGCGCTCTACGACTTTCCCGGACCCCTGCGCCACGTCCTGGTCCGCCAGGAGGCCGCGGCCGGGCACGCCGCGGAGGGTTACGCGCGCGTCTCAGGCAAGGTCGGCGTGTGCATGGTGACCTCGGGGCCGGCGGCGACGAATCTGGTCACCGCGCTTCAGGACGCCTACATGGACTCCATGCCGATCGTCGCCTTCACCGGGCAGGTGCCGACCCACCTGATCGGCAACGACGCGTTTCAGGAGGCCGACAACGTCGGGATCACCCGGCCGTGCACCAAGCACAACTTCCTGGTGAAGGACCCCAAGGACATCGCGCCCACGATCAAGGAAGCCTTCTACATCGCCTCCACCGGCCGGCCGGGGCCCGTCCACGTCGACCTGCCCAAGGACATCCTGATCAAGCAGGCGGACTTCGACTACCCCGAGACCGTCCACCTCCGCTCCTACAACCCGACGTACGAGGGCCACCCCGGCCAGATCCGCAAGGCCGCCAAGGCGATCATGCGGGCCCGGCGGGCCGTCCTGTACGTCGGCGGCGGCGTGATCGCCTCCGACGCCGCTGCCGAGCTCATGGAGCTGGCCCAGCTCACGCGCATCCCGGTCACCACCACGGTCATGGCGATGGGCGCGTTCCCATCCGATCACCCGCTGTCGATGGGGATGCTCGGGATGCACGGCGGCTACGCGCCCAACATGGCGGTCTACAACTCGGATCTCCTGATCGCGGTGGGGGCTCGCTTCGACGACCGGGTCACCGGCAAGGTGGAGTTCTTCGCACCGCAGGCCGAGATCATCCACATCGACATCGACCCCTCGTCGATCTCCAAGAACATCAAGGTGCACATCCCGATCGTGGGGGATGCCCGCCGGGTGCTGGCCAAGCTCAAGGGATTCCTGCTCGAGGAGGGCGCGGGCGACCCACCGGCCGCCACCCGGGAGGCGCGCGACTCGTGGCTCCGCCAGGTCCTCCAGTGGCAGACGAAGCACCCCTTCCGGTACGACTGGGACGACGAGTTGATCAAGCCCCAGTACGTGATCGAGGAAGTCTCGAACCTCACGCGGGGGGAGGCCATCATCGTCACCGGGGTCGGGCAGCACCAGATGTGGGCCGCCCAGCACTACCGCTTCCGGCATCCGCGCCACTGGCTCACCTCGGGCGGCCTCGGCACCATGGGGTACGGCCTGCCGGCCGCCATGGGCGCCCAGGTCGGACGGCCCGATCGGCTGGTGGTCCTGATCGACGGGGACGGCAGCTTCGTCATGAACTCGCAGGAGCTGGCGACGATCGTGGAGAACCAGTTGCCGATCAAGACCGTGATCATCAACAACGGCGGTCACGGCATGGTGCGCCAGTGGCAGGACGTCATTTACGGGGGCCGCTTCTGCTCGATCGACCTCTCGGCCAGCCCGGACTTCGTGAAGCTGGCCGAGGCTTACGGGGCGGTGGGGATCCGCGCCATCAAGCCGAACGAAGTCGTGCCGGCGCTCGAAAAGGCGTTCGCCACGCCGGGCCCCGTGGTGGTGGACGTGATGGTCGACAAGGACGAGTACTGCTTCCCGATGGTGCCGGCCGGCGGGGCCAACAAGGACATGCTCCTCGAAAAGCCGAACAAGGAAGTGAAGGCCAAGGCCGCCAAGTCGCAAACCGGCTTTTAG